The DNA segment CGCTGGAAAATGAAATGGATGCTTGGTTATGCTCTGACCATGGCCATTGTCTTCCTGTTTATCAACTATTTCAAGCCGGATACTTTTGACAAGACCCTGATGCCTGCTTTGCAAAGCCCCTGGTTTATCCCTCACGTGATAGTTTACATTATCGGATATGCCCTTCTCGCTGTCTCATCACTGATCGGGATCAAAGGATTGTACCTGCTTTCAAAAGGGAACTCTGTTGAAAAATCATTGTGGATTGCCGATAATATGGTTTATATAGGTTTTGCTTTCCTGACTTTCGGACTTCTGTTCGGGGCTCTTTGGGCTAAAGAAGCCTGGGGCCATTACTGGACCTGGGACCCAAAGGAAACATGGGCATTTATTACCTGGCTGGTCTATTTGCTATATATTCATTTTCGTATCAACAAGCGTAAAATGGTCAGAACATCTCTATGGATATTATCGCTGGCTTTTGTTGCCCTGCTGATTTGCTGGTTCGGTATTAATTACCTGCCTTCGGCACAATCAAGCGTTCATGTTTACTCACCCTGACAAATATAGCTGTCTGCTCCTCCCTGTAGCCTGAAACTTGCTACCTGAAACCTGGAGCCTGAATCCTGCTACCGGGCATTAATTGTTCTCAATACTCTTTAAACTTTTTGGTTTTTTGATCGCAAAGGTCCTGGTAATATTAAACCCAATGTGAATGTCACCCTTCCCCCAGGAACCAGTTGTTTCTGCGATAAAAGCTTCTTCGATCAGTCCTTGCGAATTAGTGGCATAGATCTGAAATACATGGCCCCCGGTTTCAATGTCAAAACCAATGGTGAACGAGTTGTAATAATCGTCGGCTGTTTGACCAGGCAAGAGATAGAAATACTCGGAATTTAATGATAAACGGTTGGTCAGCTTAACCCTGCCACCGGCCCCAACAGCAAAGACGTCATTCTGATCCTCTTTCGTTTCAACCAGGTTTCGGTGTATAAATGTTGGAGTCAACTGAATTGATAACCAACTGCTGAATTTTCTTGCTATAAGTAACTGATTCACATATTGCATACGGGAGGTAAAGTAATTTTTTCGATCAGGATCAGCCCATTTCAGCGAGGTAATGGCAACATTTCCAAAGTAGGAAACGGATATTGGCATAACCC comes from the Bacteroidota bacterium genome and includes:
- the ccsA gene encoding cytochrome c biogenesis protein CcsA, producing MTWIQYPYFVYAATLLWLAGIIISFSGKGKTAGILRDFLLLSGTAVIVVFAGLLWDSLERPPFRTLAETRLWYAIFTAVIGLVIYYRWKMKWMLGYALTMAIVFLFINYFKPDTFDKTLMPALQSPWFIPHVIVYIIGYALLAVSSLIGIKGLYLLSKGNSVEKSLWIADNMVYIGFAFLTFGLLFGALWAKEAWGHYWTWDPKETWAFITWLVYLLYIHFRINKRKMVRTSLWILSLAFVALLICWFGINYLPSAQSSVHVYSP